The following nucleotide sequence is from Mucilaginibacter sp. cycad4.
TAAGCATCTTATCGGGTAATTTTCTTTTTGTCTTTTATTAAAATATACAGGAAGACCGGCGTGCCCAGTAAAGCGGTTATCACACCGATAGGCAACTCGACCGGGGCAACCGCTTTGCGGGCTATCATATCGGCCAAAGTGAGGATCAGGGCACCCAATAATGCAGATGCCGGCAGTACGCGGCGGTTATCCACCCCAAATATAAGCCTCACCATGTGTGGTACCAGCAAACCAACAAAGCTGATAATGCCCGATACAGCTACCGATGCGCCAACTGCCATGGTGGCCAATACTACCACCCATCGTTTAACCCGCCCAACAGGCAAGCCCAATTGCTGCGCCTGTGTTTCGCCGAGGGCGAAGGCATTAAGCGTTTTGGCCATGGCAGGCAGAAGTATTAATGGAATAAACACAAATGGTACAAGGCATAAAACAATTTGCCATGTAGCGCCGCTAAGGCTTCCTAACAACCAAAACGTAATATTGCGTAACTGCTGATCATTGGCCATATAAGTAACTAAACCAGTTAAAGCCCCCGCAAGCGCGTTAACAGCTATGCCGGCCAGCAGCATGGTGGCTACATTGGGCCGGCCATCATTACGGGAGATTTGATAAACAACAAATGTGGCAATCCCAGCCCCTGCGAACGAGCCAAAGGCAAGTAAATAGTAACCCGGTAAATTGCCCAAACCGGCTAACAAAGCCGTTTCGGCAGCAATAATGAGTACCGCGAACAACGATGCTCCGGATGAGATCCCTATCAATCCTGGTTCGGCAAGGGGATTGCGAAAAATACCCTGTATGGCCGCGCCTGAAATACCTAAAGCCGCACCAACAAGCAGGCCCATGATTACACGCGGCATGCGCACAATGGTTAATACGGTGTCGTACTGCTCATCAACAGCTATGTTTTTAAATAGCCAAACTTTTTTTGCCAATATGAGTAACACATCCTGAAAAGGTATTTTCATGGCGCCCAAACTTAACGACAGGGCTGCTGTAAAAAAAACGCCTAAGCCTAATAATGTATAGATCAGTCCGTTTTTCATTGCAGGTTTTTGTTCAGCATTGTAATAGCCTGGTCAAGCCTTACGCTGAAGTTGATCAAAAGCTCTCCGTCCATCTGCACGATTTTTTTGTTTTTACCAGCATTGGTTTGGGCTACCCCCGGCATTTTTAATACGGCTTCAGCTCCGCCAAGGCTGCTCAATCCAAAATCGAACATCAAAATCACATCGGGGTTTGCTTCTATTAACGACTCGGTAGTGTATGGCTTAAAGTTGTCGAAACCCTGTGCCGCATTCTTACCGCCGGCTAACGATATGATAGCATCGATATTGGTGTGTTGCCCGGCAACCAGCATTACACCAGTACCGCGGGCATAAATGAATAACACTTTCGGTATTTTAGCGCTCTTTTTAACACCGGCCAATGCCTTACCTACTTTGGCCTGTGTTTGTTTAGCCAAAGCTTCACCTTTAGCCGGAACCTGGAGCGCAGCGGCTACCGCTTTAATAAAAGCTATCGGGCCACTTACAGAATAATCCTGTTTGATATTAACGAGATTGATACCGGCTGATTGCAGCTGATAGGCTATCTCTTTTGACACGCTGCCTTCCGGGGCAAGTATCAAATCGGGTTTGAACGAGATCAATCCTTCGGCAGATACTGTACGATTTTTGCTTACTTTGGGTAAGGCGACAACATAGGCCGGGTAAATACTGGTTACATCAACAGCTACGATATTTTTTCCAAAGCCTAAGGCATCGACAGTTTCGGTTAAAGCCCCGCTTAGGGTAATGATTCGCTTAGGTGCCGCTGCGTTGGCATTTATGCTGAAGCCTATCAGTAGGAGGAAGGCAATGCCTTTTATGTATTTGGTGAATAAATTCATAGTAATTGGGTGCAGGTCCGTTTTAAAGAGCGCTGTAACGGAATGTATAATTAGCCGAAGCTCCATCCGGTCCGTCTTTATAGTAGCTATCAATAATTAGTTTATAAAATTTACCGGCGGCTGTATGGATAAAGATCACCTTGCCTGGGATAGGACTGATCTGGTGGTTATCCATATTATAAGTATACCAACCATTGCCGCTTCCCCACGGAATAGCTTGCTTACCTTTTTTATAGCCCGATGCCGGTGCTTTATCGATCTTATCAAATGACGCATCTGAAACAATCTGCCCTTCGGCTGCACCTTGTACAATAATGCCGGTGTGTTGAAAAGAGATATCCCAGCCGGTTTTCGCGGTATCAGCCTCGTTTACTTCAGTTCCTTTTTCGAAATTAAAGTAGGCCATTTTATCAGCCGCATTAAGATTTTGGATTTTTTTTATAGCAGAGCTTTGCGAAAAAGCGTAGCCAATTGGCATTATTAAGCCGGTTAGCAGGAGCCTGTAACTTATTTTTTTAAGGTTGATCATGATCTGAAATTAATTTGAATGTGGCATTGATTATGCAAATCAACTATTTAATTAGACTAATTCAAAATAATAAGCAGGTTTTTATGGACTTGGTATTTTAAGAAAAAGCTAATCGTTGGCTTTTTGGTTTCTAAATAGTGTTTGTGCAAATATTTGATTTTTAGTTGTTTGTATATTACCTGTCTCTTTATTAATGTCCCCGGTTCTTGTCGTAGTTTATCTGCTCCTCCAAAAAGGGTAAAACTTTATCCTTAAACAGTAAAAGAAAATCCCGATTGCGTAAATGATTTCTCATTTCTATAAACGACTTTTGCTTTTGTTTATTTAGACTTATTAAAAATAAGCAAATGTAATTTGTATTCAATGTTTAAATTTTACCTGATGCTTTATCTCTCCTGCTTTTTAAAGTCCGCTGCCGAACCCCTTTATAAAATAAGCGGGCAGGTGAAGAGCGAACTGGGGGAGC
It contains:
- a CDS encoding iron ABC transporter permease, which gives rise to MKNGLIYTLLGLGVFFTAALSLSLGAMKIPFQDVLLILAKKVWLFKNIAVDEQYDTVLTIVRMPRVIMGLLVGAALGISGAAIQGIFRNPLAEPGLIGISSGASLFAVLIIAAETALLAGLGNLPGYYLLAFGSFAGAGIATFVVYQISRNDGRPNVATMLLAGIAVNALAGALTGLVTYMANDQQLRNITFWLLGSLSGATWQIVLCLVPFVFIPLILLPAMAKTLNAFALGETQAQQLGLPVGRVKRWVVVLATMAVGASVAVSGIISFVGLLVPHMVRLIFGVDNRRVLPASALLGALILTLADMIARKAVAPVELPIGVITALLGTPVFLYILIKDKKKITR
- a CDS encoding ABC transporter substrate-binding protein; this translates as MNLFTKYIKGIAFLLLIGFSINANAAAPKRIITLSGALTETVDALGFGKNIVAVDVTSIYPAYVVALPKVSKNRTVSAEGLISFKPDLILAPEGSVSKEIAYQLQSAGINLVNIKQDYSVSGPIAFIKAVAAALQVPAKGEALAKQTQAKVGKALAGVKKSAKIPKVLFIYARGTGVMLVAGQHTNIDAIISLAGGKNAAQGFDNFKPYTTESLIEANPDVILMFDFGLSSLGGAEAVLKMPGVAQTNAGKNKKIVQMDGELLINFSVRLDQAITMLNKNLQ
- a CDS encoding HmuY family protein; its protein translation is MINLKKISYRLLLTGLIMPIGYAFSQSSAIKKIQNLNAADKMAYFNFEKGTEVNEADTAKTGWDISFQHTGIIVQGAAEGQIVSDASFDKIDKAPASGYKKGKQAIPWGSGNGWYTYNMDNHQISPIPGKVIFIHTAAGKFYKLIIDSYYKDGPDGASANYTFRYSAL